The Nitrososphaerales archaeon DNA segment GTAAATGGAAGTTATTACGCACATTTTATGTGCCGTGCATACAAAGCCCCGATCGAGATCTGATGCTTAGACAGATACGGTGCAATCAATATGTCACCAGCAAGCAAATACCTGCTCAACTCCCCTTAGAACAGAAAAAATTTTTCTATGAACCTTACATACTTCTGTAGGTTCAGTTCAATGACTCTCCTTTTCAGCATGTTCAGATACATGTCGCCTTCAACCTCCTTGACATTTGGACGAGTTTGACCGATTACAAGGTAATCAAACTCTGTGATTTGTTACTATCTTTGACAAAGCATCAATTGGGTATTCTAGGCCTTTCCCTGAACTTATCAAAACGAAGGAAATCATAATATACTAACCGTGCAAAAAGTCTGCGCTTAGCATCTTTTTTGGATATTCCTTCAACTTATGAAACGCCGTGCTGGATGTAGATCACTTCACCATTATTATCAAGATCATGTTTCTTTTCTATTCTTCTGACTCCTAATTCATGGGAAGAAGCATGCTAGAAACAGTAAGGGAATTGCATACGCTTCATCACTATTGAAGACCTTCAGAATATTTAGGTCGGAGGTATTATCTATCTAATGATCATTTTTCGACTATAATCATGGTAAGGGTAGATTTTATCCCGTCTATCCTTCTCAACTTCGTAGCAATTGCATCCCTAAGCTGATCCATTGTGTCAGCTTCCACCTTGATTATAACATCATATACGCCGTAAACAGCGTATACCTCCGTTACGTGTGGCATCTTCCTGAGTTCATCAACGAGTTTGTTTTCGTACCCCAGCTCAGCATTCATAAGCACAAGGGCTTTTGGCATAAATAGGGAATGCATATGATGCATAAAAATTATTTGGCTAGATATGGTAGAATCGTTTATACATTTGCCACCCTAAGAGGGCTTGTGAAGGTAACATACAAAGATGCTGGTGTTGACCTAAAAAAAGTCAAAGATGCCCAGAGAACCATTGGAGGACTTGTTTCTGCTACACACAGGTTAAGGGAAGGTGTACTGTCTGGTCATGGTCATTATGCCGGTTTGATTGAGATTGGAGAGAACAGGGTGCTGGCCTTGCATACAGATGGAGTGGGCACAAAGGTGTTGGTTGCACAGATGGCAAGACGGTTCGATACCATCGGTATTGATTGCATAGCCATGAATGTAAATGATATTATCTGTGTAGGTGCTGAACCAATCGCGTTCGTTGATTATATAGCACTAAGGCAAGCAGATGAAAAACTTACGCATGAAATAATGAAGGGGCTTGTTACAGGGGCAGAAGAAGCCCAAGTAGCTATAGTGGGAGGGGAAACGGCCGTGATGCCAGATCTTATCGCTGGCAATAAGCAAGCATTTGATCTTGCTGGAACCGCGTTAGGCATTGCTAATAAAAATGAACTTGTCCTTGGAGACAAGATACAGATGGGAGATGTAATAGTTGGT contains these protein-coding regions:
- a CDS encoding Lrp/AsnC ligand binding domain-containing protein, with the translated sequence MPKALVLMNAELGYENKLVDELRKMPHVTEVYAVYGVYDVIIKVEADTMDQLRDAIATKLRRIDGIKSTLTMIIVEK
- the purM gene encoding phosphoribosylformylglycinamidine cyclo-ligase: MHKNYLARYGRIVYTFATLRGLVKVTYKDAGVDLKKVKDAQRTIGGLVSATHRLREGVLSGHGHYAGLIEIGENRVLALHTDGVGTKVLVAQMARRFDTIGIDCIAMNVNDIICVGAEPIAFVDYIALRQADEKLTHEIMKGLVTGAEEAQVAIVGGETAVMPDLIAGNKQAFDLAGTALGIANKNELVLGDKIQMGDVIVGVESNGLHSNGFTLARKVLLRRYKIWQRVKELGSTLADELLKPTRIYVRPVMEVLKGAEVHGLAHITGGAFTKLTRLNENIMFKLDNMPEPQQIFKLLQTLAGINDKEMYRTFNMGIGFCAIVPDANVDHVMQTFKSYGIKSFVIGTIADGKGVYIGRTRIA